AATTGATCACCAGAGAGGATGTGACTCAATTTGAAAATACGATTCCGGACAATCTCACCTTGGAAGGGAATTAACGGCAGGAGGAGTGCATGGCGGATGTTTTTTTAAGCACTAAGCAGGTTGCTGAGTTCCTGGATGTAAACGAAAAAATGGTTTACACGCTGATTTCGGAAAAGGGACTGCCGGCCACCAAAATCACGGGCAAATGGAAGTTTCCCCAGCGGCTCGTGGAAAAATGGCTGGAGAAGCACATCATCAACAACCCTTCTCCCAGAGCGGACGTCACGGCCTCCGGCCTGCTGGTCTTTGCTGGCAGCAACGATCTTTTACTGGAGCGAACTTTCGCCCTTTTCAACCGGTCGCACAAGGATTATCTGGCGGTATTCGCCAACGTGGGAAGCATGGGCGGCATCAATGCGCTGAACAAGGGTTTCTGCCATGTGGCGGCAAGCCATCTCATGCAGGAGGACGGGTCCGAGTACAATTTTCAATTCGTTCCTGAAAAATTTGGGGGCGATCCTCCGGCCGTCATCAATTTCGCCATGCGCGAGCAAGGGATTGTGGTCGCCAAAGGCAATCCTATGGGAATGGAAGGGATCAAGGACCTGGGCAAATCCGGAGTCAGGATAGTCAACCGGCCTCTTGGCACGGGCACCCGGCTGCTTTTTGACTCGGAGCTGAAAAACGCCGGAATCAAGCCGGAAAAACTAAAGGGCTACAATCACGAATGCAGGAGCCATTTGGAGGTCGCCCTGGAAATAGCGGCGGGCAATGCGGACGCAGGCCTTGCCATTCGGCCCGCTTCCAACCTGCTTGGACTGGACTTCATCCCATTGCGTTGGGAACGTTTTGACCTGCTTGTGGGGCGCGATAGGTTCTTTGATAAAGGGGTCCAATCATTCCTCGGCCTGCTCCAGGAGCCTGAGTTTAGAAAGATTGCTGAAAAATTAGGTGGATATAGTTTGGACATTTGCGGCAAAATCGTTTATCCTCAGCCTGTCCGTAGGTCCAAAGAGTAGTTTTGGACCTACTTCGCCGCTGCGAGGTGCAATGGCTTGAACCGATATGAAATCAATCAAAAAGTGAAGACCTCCCTGGTCCGCAACGCTGTGGATCTGACGCAAATCAGTTATTCCTGCTCCGGCTCCACCGTGCATTTGTGGGGGATTTTGAAAAAGGATCCCGAGGGGGACTTCACGCCGAATAACGTAGAGCTTCTTTTCCGGGAGATCTCCCGGCTTCCCCAGGTTCGCAGGCTTCAGGTGGATTTGGAGAACTGGGATATTCAAAAGTCCGACGGCGGTTGGGCGGCGACCCCCTTGAAAAAAACGAAACAGGAAGAGGATGCTCGAGCCAGGGCGAAAGGCTCAGGCGGCGGGGAAGACAAAACCCTGGTGGTGGACAAGCAGGAAGGCATCTCTGAGGTGCTCGATGATATTAAAAAACGAATAAAGGAAAAGTCATCTTAAGGTGTTGTTAAAAAGCTTCGGTTATAGATTGGCGCTGATGTTGACGGTAATAGCGCTCGCAGCGTCCCCCACGGCGGTGCATGGAAAAATCCAAAGCTGGTCCGAGGCGGGACTGGAGGAATTGGAAAAGGGGCTTTACGATCAGGCCGTCAACTCTTTTACCAGGGCGCTTGAAATCAATCCGGCAAACTGGCAGGCCTACAATAACCGCGGGCTTGTCTACGGCATAAAAGGGGAGTTGGACCTGGCCATCCAGGATTACGGCAAGGCCATTGAAATCAACCCGGACTTCGTAGACGGCTATACTAATCGGGGCGCGGCATGGTTCTATAAAGGCAACTGGGCCAAAGCGCTGGCGGATTGCAGCAAGGCCATGAGCCTGGATTCCAACGCCATCTGGGCTCAAAACCAACTGGCATGGATTCTGGCCACCTGCCCCAAGCAAGACTACCGCAACGGAAAAAAAGCCCTGGAACTCGCAAAGCGAGCCATCTCCGCAGAAGACAACCTGCTGTTTTACGACACCCTGGCAGCCGCCTACGCCGAACTTGGAGATTTCAGAAGAGCGGTCGCCAGCCAGGAAGAGGCCATAAAGCGCCTCACACTTCAGGATTCAATCTCTCAAGACACGTTAAATGCCTATAATGACCGGCTTAACCGCTATAGAGCCGGGCTTCCCTGGCGCATCGGGTCCATTCAGAAGGTGGAGGGGCCTTTGCAGCCAGTGGCCGTCTCCATGAATACAAGCCGCTCCCCAAGAGTAACCTCCGACCGGGCGGTAGACCCCATTCAGGCGTCGCCCCTGCCCGTTCCCGCAACAAACCAGGCAGCTCCGGCGCCCACGCAGATGGAGACCAAACCGCAGCAGGTTGCGGCCAAGCCCCAAACTCAACCGGCCAGGGTCCAATCCGTAAAAAAGACTTCGACGGCCTCCACGGCGCCCAGGGGGTATTCCATTCAGGCAGGCGCTTTTTTGTCTTTCGCCAACGCAGCCAAGCAAGAGGCCTTTCTTAAGTCCAAGGGGTACGACGCAAGGACCCACGTGATCAATTCCGCGTCCGGCCGGGTGTGGCATCTAGTGCTCATAGGCGATTATCCCACCCAAAATGCAGCCAAATCGGCGGCGGGAGACCTGACCGCCAGGGAAAACATTGCCACGGCGATCTTCCCCATGGATCTCAAGTAAGAATCTAAAGTTTCGCAGATGCTATAGACATCTGGTCAATTATTGTTTTTTCAATAATGTCAAGGATGTAATTCATGACTTCAGGCTCAATTCCGTAACAAAGAACCTGCCTTGATCCCAAAAGCAATTCCTTGACCTTTTCCCATAAAGACTGGGCGACAACCAATACATTCTGATCATCGGACAATTCCCTGAAAAGCGGCCCCAC
The nucleotide sequence above comes from Desulfatibacillum aliphaticivorans DSM 15576. Encoded proteins:
- a CDS encoding helix-turn-helix transcriptional regulator; translation: MADVFLSTKQVAEFLDVNEKMVYTLISEKGLPATKITGKWKFPQRLVEKWLEKHIINNPSPRADVTASGLLVFAGSNDLLLERTFALFNRSHKDYLAVFANVGSMGGINALNKGFCHVAASHLMQEDGSEYNFQFVPEKFGGDPPAVINFAMREQGIVVAKGNPMGMEGIKDLGKSGVRIVNRPLGTGTRLLFDSELKNAGIKPEKLKGYNHECRSHLEVALEIAAGNADAGLAIRPASNLLGLDFIPLRWERFDLLVGRDRFFDKGVQSFLGLLQEPEFRKIAEKLGGYSLDICGKIVYPQPVRRSKE
- a CDS encoding SPOR domain-containing protein; the encoded protein is MLTVIALAASPTAVHGKIQSWSEAGLEELEKGLYDQAVNSFTRALEINPANWQAYNNRGLVYGIKGELDLAIQDYGKAIEINPDFVDGYTNRGAAWFYKGNWAKALADCSKAMSLDSNAIWAQNQLAWILATCPKQDYRNGKKALELAKRAISAEDNLLFYDTLAAAYAELGDFRRAVASQEEAIKRLTLQDSISQDTLNAYNDRLNRYRAGLPWRIGSIQKVEGPLQPVAVSMNTSRSPRVTSDRAVDPIQASPLPVPATNQAAPAPTQMETKPQQVAAKPQTQPARVQSVKKTSTASTAPRGYSIQAGAFLSFANAAKQEAFLKSKGYDARTHVINSASGRVWHLVLIGDYPTQNAAKSAAGDLTARENIATAIFPMDLK